TTCTGGTCAACTCAGTTTGCTCAGCGTGTTGATAACCGTCAATCGTGTCGTGACTGCGGTGAAGATGGCAATGGCCAGCGCCAGTGCCAAGGTGCCCAGATAAGCACTGTAGCCGAGCTCTATCACACCCAATAGGGCCTGCATCTGATCTGCCGCTGCTGATCCTTCATCCTCCCGAACCACAAACTGCATCATCAGAAAGGCCAGCATGGCCCCGCCACCGCCCGATATGGAGCCCTTGATGCCAAGGGCAAAAAAACGGCGTTGAAATTCACTTGCGATGAAGCGGTTGCTGGCACCGACAAAATGCAGAACCTCAATGGTTTCCTTGTTGCCAGCCATGGCGGCACGGGTTGCAAAGACGACGATCAGCACCGTGGCGGCGATCACCAGAGCGAGAATGGCGACACCCGCAAGAATGGCGGTTTCGGCCATGGATTTCAGGCGGTCGACCCAGAAACGGTGATTGTCAAGGATCGCGCCGCGAACCTGCTTTTGCAGGGCGTCGCTGATGGCAGCGAAATCCACGACGGACGGGTCATCAATGGTCAGTTCGATCAACCGGGGAACCGGCAGGTCGTCAAAGGCCAGATCGAGGCCGAGCCATGGTTCCAGCAGGGCGTTCGAGTCCCTTTCGGTCAACACCCTGGCGCTGTTGATGCCGTTGGCCTCGCGGGCAATGCGCACCGCCTTGGCCAACTCGGCATCGATGTCGACCCCTTCAATCGGGCGGATCTGGATGGTGGCACCGCGCGAAATGTCCGACTGCCAGTCGCGGGTGGCATCTGAGACCACCGAGACCCCAGCCACTGTCAGCGCCGCCAGAAAGCTCATGATGGCAATGACCAACACCAGAGCGTGACCGGCAATGGTGCCCTTGGGCACAATGGGGTCAGCCTTGTTGGCCATCGCAAAGCTGGAATTTTTGAGCATTGCCTTGGGTTTGAGGCCCCCAAGACGTCCCTTGCGGCGCTTTGGTTTTGCGATTGTTGGCGGGGGCTTGCCCGATGGGGCAAAGGACTGGCTGTCAATTGGATTGAGGTTCGGGCCAACCCGGGGTGAGCTCGAAGGCATGGGTGGCAAGCTATGGGCGCCATGCATGGACGGGCCTGATGGATGCCCATTGCCACCTGTCCGATTGCTGCCATTGCCGTTTGGTTTGTCAGTTGCCACAGTTCAGACCTCAATCATACACATAGAGCGCGCCATCATTGAGCACAATCCGGCGGGCATCGACCTGATCCATCAGTCCGGTGTCATGGGTGGCAATGATGATGGAAGTGCCCGAGCGATGCAGCTCGATGAACAGCCGGAGCAGGCGGCGCGCCAAAATCGGGTCGACGTTGCCTGTCGGTTCGTCCGCCAGCAGCAGTTTGGGTTGGGAAATCAGAGCGCGCGCAATGGCGGCACGCTGCTTTTCCCCACCGGACATGACCGGTGGGTAGACATGCATGCGATGGCCCAGTCCGACCCATTGGAGCAGTTCGGCCACATCGGTACGGTAATCATGCTCCGACTTGCCCTGAACCCGCAGCGGCAGGGCGACATTTTCAAAGGTGGTCAGGTGGTTGAGCAGCCGGAATTCCTGAAACACAAAACCGATCTGGCGGCGCAGTTGGGACAGCTCGTCATGATCCAGCCGGGCGGTGTCCTTGCCGAATATCTTGATCAGGCCGCGATTGGGCTTGAGCGACAGGAACATCAATTGCAGCAGGGATGTCTTGCCCGCGCCGGAGGGACCGGAAAGGAACTGGAAGGATTTTGCCGGAATGTCAAAGGACACATCCCGCAAGACCTCCTGTCCCATGCCATAGCGCAGTCCAACATTTTCAAAGCGAATCAAACCGGTTTCCCTCTTTGCTGTTGGTGCCGAGCTTGCCTGATTTCCTGCGTGAATTCATCCGATTTGTGCCCGGTTTGCCTGATCTTTAGACAGGTCTTGGCAAAGCGTTAAGGGCTGATATCCTATTTTGTGGATGATTCGTCCGCTTTCCTCTGTTTGAGACCAGAAATGCGGATGTTCCGTGACCGTGGCTTCAACTGATTGTGCGCCAATGAAAATCACCTGCCCCAAATGTTCGACCAGTTATCAGGTGCCTGACGACTATATCGGTGCCGAGGGGCGGCCGGTGCGCTGTGCCAATTGCGGGGATACATGGCATGCGGTGCCCGAAGCCCCTGCAAAGGTGACCGCTTCCCCGGCAGCGCCCGCTGACCAAGCCGATGACGGCGACAATTCCCAAGATGACATTGATGCCTTGTTTGACAGCCCGGCTGGTGGTGAAGACCAGAGCCAGGACGATATTGATGCTCTGTTCGATAGTCCTTCAGGGGGCGAAGACCAAAGTCAGGATGATATCGACGCCTTGTTCGATAGCCCTTCAGGGGGCGAGGACCAAAGTCAGGATGATATTGACGCCTTGTTTGACAGCCCGTCGGGGGGAGACGAGCAGAGTCAGGATGATATCGACTCCCTGTTTGATACGGACGATGCAGGGTCTGATGACGGACCAACGGTGATCACGTCGGAAAATAGCGATGATCCGATGATGGTCACTGGTGATGAAGATGATCGGTTCGATTCGCCGGTGATGGACCTGATGGATGCCGCAGCCTTTGAAGCGCAGAAGAAAGTGGCGCGCGGCACTGACATCGAATCAAGTGTGCGTCGCAAAAGGCGCAAGAAACAGAAAGCCAAGGCAAGGGCCAAGGACAGCAACAAAGGGCAGGCTGCCCAGCGCAAGGAATGGATTGTTGGCGCCTCGGCTCTGGCCGCTACGCTTGTTCTGGTTATTTCGCTGGTCGCGGCCCCCAATTTCTGGACCAG
This DNA window, taken from Cohaesibacter intestini, encodes the following:
- a CDS encoding cell division protein FtsX, producing the protein MATDKPNGNGSNRTGGNGHPSGPSMHGAHSLPPMPSSSPRVGPNLNPIDSQSFAPSGKPPPTIAKPKRRKGRLGGLKPKAMLKNSSFAMANKADPIVPKGTIAGHALVLVIAIMSFLAALTVAGVSVVSDATRDWQSDISRGATIQIRPIEGVDIDAELAKAVRIAREANGINSARVLTERDSNALLEPWLGLDLAFDDLPVPRLIELTIDDPSVVDFAAISDALQKQVRGAILDNHRFWVDRLKSMAETAILAGVAILALVIAATVLIVVFATRAAMAGNKETIEVLHFVGASNRFIASEFQRRFFALGIKGSISGGGGAMLAFLMMQFVVREDEGSAAADQMQALLGVIELGYSAYLGTLALALAIAIFTAVTTRLTVINTLSKLS
- the ftsE gene encoding cell division ATP-binding protein FtsE produces the protein MIRFENVGLRYGMGQEVLRDVSFDIPAKSFQFLSGPSGAGKTSLLQLMFLSLKPNRGLIKIFGKDTARLDHDELSQLRRQIGFVFQEFRLLNHLTTFENVALPLRVQGKSEHDYRTDVAELLQWVGLGHRMHVYPPVMSGGEKQRAAIARALISQPKLLLADEPTGNVDPILARRLLRLFIELHRSGTSIIIATHDTGLMDQVDARRIVLNDGALYVYD
- a CDS encoding zinc-ribbon domain-containing protein; translation: MKITCPKCSTSYQVPDDYIGAEGRPVRCANCGDTWHAVPEAPAKVTASPAAPADQADDGDNSQDDIDALFDSPAGGEDQSQDDIDALFDSPSGGEDQSQDDIDALFDSPSGGEDQSQDDIDALFDSPSGGDEQSQDDIDSLFDTDDAGSDDGPTVITSENSDDPMMVTGDEDDRFDSPVMDLMDAAAFEAQKKVARGTDIESSVRRKRRKKQKAKARAKDSNKGQAAQRKEWIVGASALAATLVLVISLVAAPNFWTRSFPDLASFYDMLGMDINVTGVDIQAVNVELVQKAGAPVIAVEAELVNLGIEPVSLPSVRFSVLGNNDSELYSWDINPDIRGLGPGERKTIKTSVAAPSQAKFVSLRMFH